From a region of the Alnus glutinosa chromosome 1, dhAlnGlut1.1, whole genome shotgun sequence genome:
- the LOC133873724 gene encoding uncharacterized protein LOC133873724: MDKVRSWFSKFTSKDKSKPLKKKETAGSGKEVSKAPMGEEALSNVTKQKVAAAKQYIEDHYKKQMKNLQERKERRNVLEKKLADAEVSEEEQYNLLKYLEKKETEYMRLQRHKMGADDFEPLTMIGKGAFGEVRICREKATGHVYAMKKLKKSEMLRRGQVEHVKAERNLLAEVDSNCIVKLYCSFQDDEYLYLIMEYLPGGDMMTLLMRKDTLTEDEARFYVAETVLAIESIHKHNYIHRDIKPDNLLLDRDGHMKLSDFGLCKPLDCSNLQEKDFSVGNNLSGALQSDGRPMAPKRTQQEQLQHWQRNRRMLAYSTVGTPDYIAPEVLLKKGYGMECDWWSLGAIMYEMLVGYPPFYSDEPMSTCRKIVNWRTHLKFPEEAKLSPEAKDLISKMLCNVDQRLGTKGADEIKAHPWFKGIEWDKLYHMKAAFIPEVNDELDTQNFEKFEEADNQIQTSSKAGPWRKMLSSKDINFVGYTYKNFEIVNDHQLPGIAELKKKSTKSKRPSIKSLFDDESAKATSQPAQGSFLNLLPPQLEVPEKRSQS, translated from the exons ATGGACAAGGTGAGGAGTTGGTTCAGTAAGTTTACCTCAAAAGACAAGTCGAAGCCTTTGAAGAAGAAGGAAACTGCAGGGAGTGGGAAGGAGGTGTCAAAGGCACCGATGGGTGAGGAAGCGCTTTCAAATGTGACTAAGCAGAAGGTTGCGGCCGCAAAGCAGTATATAGAAGACCATTACAAGAAGCAGATGAAGAACCTGCAGGAGAGGAAGGAGCG ACGTAATGTACTTGAAAAGAagttggctgatgctgaggtcTCAGAGGAAGAGCAGTACAACTTGTTAAAGTATTTGGAGAAGAAGGAAACAGAATATATGCGCCTTCAAAGGCATAAGATGGGTGCTGATGATTTTGAGCCATTGACGATGATAGGGAAGGGTGCGTTTGGAGAG GTTAGAATCTGTCGGGAGAAGGCAACAGGTCATGTATATGCTATGAAGAAGCTTAAGAAATCAGAGATGCTTCGCAGAGGCCAG GTTGAACATGTGAAAGCTGAGAGGAATCTACTTGCGGAGGTCGATAGCAATTGCATTGTCAAGCTCTATTGTTCCTTCCAAGATGATGAGTATTTATATCTAATTATGGAATATCTACCGGGCGGAGATATGATGACTTTGTTGATGCGGAAAGATACACTGACAGAAGATGAGGCCAGGTTTTATGTTGCGGAAACAGTCCTAGCTATTGAGTCCATCCATAAACATAACTATATTCATAG AGATATCAAGCCAGATAACTTGCTGCTTGATAGAGATGGTCACATGAAATTATCAGATTTTGGATTATGTAAACCCCTAGACTGCAGTAATCTCCAAGAAAAGGATTTTTCTGTTGGAAACAACCTTAGTGGGGCTCTTCAGAGTGATGGACGCCCTATGGCACCAAAACGCACACAACAGGAGCAACTTCAGCATTGGCAGAGGAACAGGAGAATGCTT GCTTATTCTACTGTTGGAACGCCTGATTATATTGCCCCAGAAGTGTTGCTGAAGAAAGGATATGGGATGGAATGTGATTG GTGGTCTCTTGGCGCTATCATGTATGAAATGCTTGTGGGATATCCACCCTTTTACTCGGATGAACCTATGTCAACTTGTAGGAAG ATAGTTAACTGGAGAACGCATTTGAAATTTCCAGAAGAAGCAAAATTGTCTCCAGAAGCAAAGGATCTCATTAGTAAAATGTTATGTAATGTTGATCAGAGGCTTGGGACGAAAGGCGCAGATGAAATAAAG GCTCATCCGTGGTTCAAAGGCATTGAATGGGACAAATTGTATCATATGAAAGCTGCATTTATTCCCGAGGTCAATGATGAATTGGATActcaaaattttgagaagttTGAAGAG GCTGATAACCAAATCCAAACTTCATCTAAAGCAGGTCCATGGAGAAAG ATGTTGTCATCTAAGGATATCAACTTTGTTGGTTACACGTATAAGAACTTTGAAATTGTAAATGATCATCAATTACCCGGAATTG ctgaattaaagaagaagagcaCAAAATCTAAGAGGCCCTCCATCAAGTCCCTTTTTG ATGACGAGTCAGCCAAGGCTACCAGTCAACCTGCTCAGGGGAGCTTTTTGAACCTCTTACCTCCCCAACTTGAAGTACCTGAGAAACGGAGTCAATCCTAA
- the LOC133873796 gene encoding probable methyltransferase PMT3, with translation MMRGRSDGVQKKRLITSVCVVTIFLGFLYVYYGSIFGSKSHSASAIEYGSKSLRRLGSSYLSGDEDTDGKQDESSTIFGQEDGDDNITPKSFPVCDDRHSELIPCLDRNLIYQMRLKLDLSLMEHYERHCPPQERRYNCLIPPPRGYKIPINWPKSRDEVWKANIPHTHLAHEKSDQNWMVVKGEKIVFPGGGTHFHYGADKYIASIAKMLNFSNENINNEGRLRTVLDVGCGVASFGAYLLSSDVIAMSLAPNDVHQNQIQFALERGIPAYLGVLGTKRLPYPSRSFELAHCSRCRIDWLQRDGILLLELDRLLRPGGYFAYSSPEAYAQDEEDLRIWKEMSALVKRMCWRIASKKNQTVIWQKPLTNDCYMEREPGTLPPLCRPDDDPDKVWGVSMEACITPYSDHDHRVKGSGLAPWPTRLTAPPPRLADFGYSNEMFEKDTEVWQRRVESYWNLLSPKISSNTPRNVMDMKTNMGSFAAALKDKDVWVMNVVPEDGPNTLKLIYDRGLIGTVHDWCQAFSQYPRTFDLLHAWTVFSDIEKKDCSPEDLLIEMDRILRPTGFIIIRDKQPVIDFIKKYLAALHWEAVATADSSSDSDQDGDDIVLIIQKKLWITSGSLRDSE, from the exons ATGATGAGGGGAAGATCTGATGGTGTGCAAAAGAAGCGTTTAATCACTTCTGTGTGTGTTGTGACAATCTTTCTTGGTTTTCTGTATGTATACTATGGATCCATTTTTGGCTCTAAAAGCCACAGTGCATCAGCTATAGAATATGGCAGCAAATCTTTGAGAAGACTCGGTTCATCGTATTTGAGTGGGGATGAAGATACCGATGGCAAGCAAGATGAATCTTCAACAATATTTGGTCAGGAAGATGGAGATGATAATATCACACCAAAGAGTTTCCCC GTTTGTGATGATCGGCATTCAGAATTAATTCCCTGCCTAGACAGAAACCTTATATACCAAATGAGATTGAAGCTGGACTTGTCTTTAATGGAGCACTATGAAAGACATTGCCCTCCCCAAGAAAGGCGGTACAACTGCTTGATTCCTCCTCCACGAGGATACAAG ATCCCAATCAATTGGCCAAAAAGCAGAGATGAAGTATGGAAAGCAAATATACCTCATACTCACCTTGCACATGAGAAGTCTGACCAGAACTGGATGGTTGTAAAAGGTGAAAAGATAGTATTTCCTGGTGGAGGCACTCATTTTCACTATGGAGCTGATAAGTATATTGCTTCAATTGCAAAA ATGCTCAACTTCTCGAacgaaaatataaacaatgaaGGAAGATTAAGAACAGTTCTTGATGTTGGCTGTGGTGTTGCAAGTTTTGGAGCTTATCTTCTTTCATCTGATGTTATAGCAATGTCCTTGGCACCGAATGATGTGCATCAAAACCAAATTCAGTTTGCCCTAGAAAGAGGAATTCCAGCATATCTTGGTGTTTTAGGAACCAAGAGGCTCCCTTACCCTAGCAGATCTTTTGAACTTGCTCACTGCTCTCGATGTAGGATTGATTGGCTTCAAAGGGATGgaattcttcttcttgagttAGATAGATTGCTCAGACCAGGAGGCTATTTTGCCTACTCATCTCCTGAGGCATATGCTCAGGATGAAGAGGATCTCAGAATTTGGAAAGAGATGAGTGCCCTTGTGAAACGCATGTGTTGGAGAATAGCTTCAAAGAAGAACCAAACTGTTATTTGGCAAAAGCCTTTAACAAATGACTGCTATATGGAAAGAGAACCtggcactctacctcctctcTGCCGGCCTGATGATGATCCAGATAAAGTTTGGGGGGTGTCAATGGAAGCATGCATCACACCATACTCTGATC ATGACCATAGAGTTAAGGGGAGTGGATTGGCTCCTTGGCCAACTAGGTTGACTGCTCCTCCTCCTCGACTTGCTGATTTTGGCTATTCGAATGAAATGTTTGAAAAGGACACG GAAGTTTGGCAACGGAGGGTTGAGAGTTATTGGAATCTTTTGAGTCCAAAGATTTCATCGAACACACCGAGGAACGTGATGGACATGAAGACAAATATGGGTTCCTTTGCAGCTGCTCTGAAGGACAAGGATGTTTGGGTGATGAATGTTGTCCCTGAAGATGGACCCAACACACTTAAGCTGATTTATGATAGAGGTCTTATAGGCACCGTTCACGACTG GTGTCAAGCCTTTTCACAATATCCCCGAACTTTTGATCTACTCCATGCTTGGACCGTCTTTTCTGACATTGAGAAGAAAGATTGCAGTCCTGAAGACTTGCTGATTGAGATGGATCGCATACTTAGACCTACCGGTTTCATAATTATCCGTGACAAACAACCAGTGATAGATTTCATAAAGAAGTATTTAGCCGCATTGCACTGGGAAGCAGTGGCAACAGCTGATTCCAGTTCAGATTCAGACCAGGATGGAGATGACATTGTGCTTATCATTCAGAAGAAATTGTGGATCACAAGTGGAAGCCTCAGGGATTCAGAATAG